In Archocentrus centrarchus isolate MPI-CPG fArcCen1 chromosome 24, fArcCen1, whole genome shotgun sequence, one DNA window encodes the following:
- the LOC115774517 gene encoding uncharacterized protein LOC115774517, which yields MPQLRASAVLQIALLLSAVPAQYFISRWSSSSAAQRYHATTRLLRIWKEWRKSYINVTAWTDWTSQQMSKAMSLVGLGQEDQATPELPPTDTMLFDNDQGFFGASKTVRSPRPPYVFLRVGEVVMETKGHMVGVVVSWDPEMRAPPDWVDTTYFGLSGTRAENTPHYKVIFSGPVPSSIVVAYLPQTQLERITGMRPDIPILDNYFTHFNGKRFVMQPWLRELFPEDEDEDD from the exons ATGCCTCAGCTCAGGGCCTCGGCGGTGCTGCAGATCGCGCTGCTGCTCTCCGCTGTTCCCGCGCAGTACTTCATCTCCCGGTGGAGCAGCTCCTCGGCGGCGCAGCGCTATCACGCGACCACACG ATTGCTTCGAATATGGAAAGAGTGGAGAAAATCATACATCAATGTAACAGCATGGACAGACTGGACAAGCCAGCAGATGTCCAAAGCCAT GTCTCTGGTTGGATTGGGACAGGAAGATCAAGCAACACCAGAGTTACCTCCCACAGACACCATGCTTTTTGACAATGACCAGGGATTCTTTGGTG CATCCAAGACAGTGCGCAGCCCTCGTCCCCCATACGTGTTTCTGCGGGTCGGAGAGGTGGTGATGGAGACAAAGGGACACATGGTTGGAGTCGTGGTGAGCTGGGACCCTGAAATGCGAGCTCCTCCAGATTGGGTCGACACAACGTACTTTGGCCTTTCG GGCACCAGAGCAGAAAATACACCTCATTACAAGGTGATCTTCAGCGGACCTGTACCCTCCTCCATCGTAGTTGCGTACTTGCCTCAGACGCAATTGGAGCGCATCACTGGGATGCGG CCAGATATTCCCATCTTGGACAACTACTTCACGCACTTTAATGGGAAACGGTTTGTCATGCAGCCCTGGCTCAGAGAGCTCTTCCCAGAAGACGAGGATGAGGACGACTGA
- the irak1bp1 gene encoding interleukin-1 receptor-associated kinase 1-binding protein 1 homolog yields MDSPSRVFAAIVPAGRELYGNEKEQGLEVRTVRRQSSGSCVREVQVTGTAEARCTADRASVRVSVGNSKESVDEATHSVSRRLGYILQALRQHDIREDDTVVRRFLQRDADLYRMDAEILVTFSDFEKMERVCSILLEKLDKSVCVGTPQFYHSDECLSQMRLRACVSAVENAHLKASKVSQLLGQSLGPPLLVREEETKEWRNDEEDGGGGQGPAPPSHFPSIPTVTASSQVSVSFSLRDRSRKKL; encoded by the exons ATGGATAGTCCGAGTCGTGTCTTCGCCGCGATAGTACCGGCCGGACGGGAACTTTACGGTAACGAAAAAGAGCAAGGATTGGAAGTTAGAACAGTTAGGCGACAAAGTTCCGGTAGCTGTGTACGGGAGGTCCAGGTCACAGGGACAGCGGAGGCTCGCTGCACGGCAGACCGAGCGTCGGTGAGGGTCAGCGTGGGCAACAGCAAGGAGTCCGTCGACGAAGCAACCCACAGCGTTTCACGGCGACTTGGGTACATTTTACAGGCTCTCAG ACAACATGACATCAGGGAGGACGACACCGTAGTGAGGAGGTTTCTCCAGCGAGATGCAGACCTGTATCGCATGGATGCGGAG ATCTTGGTGACTTTCTCAGACTTCGAGAAGATGGAGCGAGTTTGTAGCATCCTGCTGGAAAAGCTGGACAAGAGCGTTTGTGTGGGGACACCGCAGTTCTACCACAGTGATGAGTGCCTGAGTCAAATGAG gctgcgtgcgtgcgtgtctgCAGTCGAGAATGCTCATCTGAAGGCCAGCAAAGTCAGTCAGCTCCTGGGACAAAGTCTGGGACCCCCTCTGCTGGTTAGAGAAGAGGAAACCAAAGAGTGGAGGAACGACGAGGAGGATGGAGGTGGAGGGCAGGGCCCTGCACCTCCATCTCACTTTCCCAGCATACCTACAGTCACTGCTTCCTCGCAGGTGTCCGTCTCCTTCAGCCTCAGAgacagaagcaggaaaaaactCTGA